GATAGCGACCATCGTGATCACGATAATGTCGACAAAGGAGACGATCGCGAAGGGGAGCATCTTGCCCACGATGAATTCCGCGGGCCGGAGCGGCGACACGGTAATCTGCTCGATGGTGCCTATCTCGCGCTCCTTTACCACCGCCATCGAGGTGAGCATGATGCTGATGAGCGTGATAAGAAGGCCCAGTATTCCCGGCAGGTAAAAATTGCGGCTGGCGAGGTCGGGATTGAAGAGGGCGCGCTCCTTGAGCTCCACCTGCTGCTTGAAGCGCACCCCTGCGGCCCCGCGGCCCGCGATCATCGCACGCACATTCTTTTCCAGGAATCCCATGGAATAATCCCCCGCGATCGCGTTCACGTAGGACATGGCGACCGAGGCCCTCACGGAATCCGACCCGTCCAGGACAAGCTGCACACCGGCCCCCCTCCCCGCGCGCACGTTTTTCTCGAATCCCTCCTCGATGTGGAGGAACAAGTCAATCTGTCCCGTATCCATGAGGTTCTCGAGCATTTTCTCAGAATCGGCATACGCATAGGGGAGAAAGTAGCCGGACGCCGTGAATTTTTCCACGAACGCCCGGCTCTCGGAGGATCTATCGCGATCGAGCACGGCCATCCTGATATCCTTGACGTCCGTGATGACGGCGTACCCGAATATGAGAAGCATGAAGACCGGCGACGCGAAAAGTACGCCCACCATGCGCCGGTCCCGGAAGACCTGTTTGAATTCCTTGACGAGCATGCTTTTTAAAATCGCCGCGCGGACGAAGCGTTCCATGTCAGCCCCCCTTCTCCGGCAGCGTGAGTCTGAATTTTTTGATGCTCACGGCCATGACCAGC
Above is a window of Spirochaetota bacterium DNA encoding:
- a CDS encoding ABC transporter permease produces the protein MERFVRAAILKSMLVKEFKQVFRDRRMVGVLFASPVFMLLIFGYAVITDVKDIRMAVLDRDRSSESRAFVEKFTASGYFLPYAYADSEKMLENLMDTGQIDLFLHIEEGFEKNVRAGRGAGVQLVLDGSDSVRASVAMSYVNAIAGDYSMGFLEKNVRAMIAGRGAAGVRFKQQVELKERALFNPDLASRNFYLPGILGLLITLISIMLTSMAVVKEREIGTIEQITVSPLRPAEFIVGKMLPFAIVSFVDIIVITMVAIGYFGVPFNGSFLFLLFASAFFIMCNLAVGLFISTISRTQQQAVLSTFLFFLPAILFSGFMFPIYAMPPVIQVVTFADPLRYFIDIIRGVFLKGVGPAHLWHDVVALFVLGSIMLFFAVRRFKRGMD